Proteins from a single region of Halorubrum sp. 2020YC2:
- a CDS encoding RNA-guided endonuclease TnpB family protein, which yields MEVRRTAPVKLIVPDERRDDLHESARQFLHCANRAAEFCWDDRSYTNCVTANATARDALYAELREETELTANLVQEAIRRAVQATTGCVERWKQGKRVSRPEFTSWSMLYDKRSATFYRNKVSLSTVNGRVECDFELPADSPTPYEQYVLSEEYEFRASTLQYDKAADEFYFHITTRKYDDDEPEVSADSGHQTVLGIDLGVNSLAAASTGTFWQGDEYDHWCREFEKRRGEMQQRGTQAAHNALLRLGKREEAWRKQYIHTVANEIVSEAVEHDCNVIVFEDLTDIRERLPDAKWHHVWAFRRLAEYVSYKSPEQGVSVEEVEPNHTSQRCSRTDCGFTHEANRQGEHFECQKCGYEVNADYNAAKNIGVRYARKQTHSLRSSPKSGNGDAPVDVRINGGTLNGESHQPITGD from the coding sequence ATGGAGGTGCGCCGAACCGCGCCGGTCAAACTCATCGTTCCCGATGAGCGACGCGACGACCTCCACGAGTCAGCTCGCCAGTTCCTTCACTGTGCAAACCGTGCCGCCGAGTTCTGTTGGGACGATCGCTCCTACACGAATTGCGTTACGGCGAACGCGACCGCACGGGATGCGCTCTATGCGGAACTGCGAGAGGAAACGGAACTCACCGCGAACCTCGTCCAAGAGGCCATCCGACGTGCCGTCCAAGCAACGACAGGGTGTGTCGAACGGTGGAAACAGGGCAAGCGCGTGAGTCGACCGGAGTTCACCTCGTGGAGTATGCTCTATGACAAGCGAAGCGCCACATTCTACCGAAACAAAGTCTCGCTTTCAACCGTCAACGGGCGTGTTGAGTGCGACTTTGAACTCCCGGCAGATAGCCCAACGCCCTACGAACAGTACGTTCTTTCCGAAGAGTACGAGTTCCGGGCTAGTACACTCCAATACGACAAGGCGGCCGACGAGTTCTACTTCCACATTACGACCCGGAAGTACGATGACGACGAGCCCGAGGTTTCGGCAGATTCCGGGCACCAAACAGTCCTCGGTATCGACCTTGGGGTCAACAGCCTCGCAGCAGCTTCGACCGGCACGTTCTGGCAGGGAGACGAGTACGACCATTGGTGCCGCGAGTTCGAGAAGCGGCGTGGTGAGATGCAACAGCGCGGAACCCAGGCCGCACACAACGCGCTGCTTCGGCTCGGAAAGCGCGAAGAAGCGTGGCGGAAACAGTACATCCACACGGTTGCCAACGAGATCGTTTCGGAAGCCGTCGAACACGACTGTAACGTGATCGTGTTCGAGGACCTAACGGACATCCGCGAGCGGCTTCCGGACGCGAAGTGGCACCACGTGTGGGCGTTCCGACGCCTCGCCGAGTACGTCTCCTATAAGTCACCAGAGCAGGGAGTTTCTGTGGAAGAGGTTGAGCCGAACCACACGTCCCAACGGTGTTCTCGGACGGACTGTGGCTTTACGCACGAAGCGAACCGCCAAGGAGAACACTTCGAGTGCCAGAAATGCGGGTATGAGGTCAACGCGGACTACAATGCGGCGAAGAATATCGGGGTGCGATACGCCCGGAAACAGACACACAGCCTCCGTTCCTCGCCCAAGTCGGGGAACGGAGACGCACCAGTAGACGTGCGTATAAATGGTGGGACGTTGAACGGTGAGAGTCACCAGCCTATTACTGGGGACTGA
- a CDS encoding branched-chain amino acid transaminase, whose protein sequence is MGFDEMDVDTIWKNGEFLDWEDATTHVLTHALHYGSGVFEGVRCYDTDRGPAVFRWDEHLDRLFDSAKMYDMDIEHSREEITEATLELLDRQDLESCYIRPIAYYGYDSLGVSPEGCPTDLVLAAWPWGAYLGEEALEDGVDVMVSSWRKHASSQVPTNVKTTGLYVNSMLAGEEARRNGYVEAIVLNKEGNVAEGPGENVFMVNDGEIYTTGPAQSILEGITRDTVITLAEERGYEVHDEAVISRGQLYTADELFFTGSAAEVTPIRSVDDTEIGAGTRGPVTEELQSAFFDLVERRTDDHDEWFTYL, encoded by the coding sequence ATGGGATTCGACGAGATGGACGTCGACACGATCTGGAAGAACGGGGAGTTCCTCGACTGGGAGGACGCGACGACCCACGTTCTGACCCACGCGCTCCACTACGGGAGCGGCGTGTTCGAGGGCGTTCGCTGCTACGACACGGATCGGGGACCGGCCGTCTTCCGCTGGGACGAACACCTCGACCGACTGTTCGACTCCGCGAAGATGTACGACATGGACATCGAACACTCGCGAGAGGAGATCACCGAGGCCACCCTCGAGCTCCTCGACCGGCAGGACCTGGAGTCCTGTTACATCCGGCCGATCGCCTACTACGGCTACGACTCGCTGGGCGTCTCGCCCGAGGGGTGCCCGACCGACCTCGTGCTCGCCGCGTGGCCGTGGGGCGCGTACCTCGGCGAGGAGGCGCTCGAGGACGGCGTCGACGTGATGGTCTCCTCGTGGCGGAAGCACGCCTCCTCGCAGGTGCCGACGAACGTGAAGACGACGGGCCTCTACGTCAACTCCATGCTGGCGGGCGAGGAGGCGCGCCGGAACGGCTACGTCGAGGCCATCGTCCTCAACAAGGAGGGCAACGTCGCGGAGGGGCCCGGCGAGAACGTCTTCATGGTCAACGACGGCGAGATATACACCACCGGCCCGGCGCAGTCCATCCTCGAAGGGATCACCCGCGACACCGTGATCACCCTCGCGGAGGAGCGCGGCTACGAGGTCCACGACGAGGCCGTCATCTCCCGGGGACAGCTGTACACCGCCGACGAACTGTTCTTCACCGGCTCCGCCGCGGAGGTCACGCCGATCCGCTCGGTCGACGACACCGAGATCGGCGCGGGCACCCGCGGCCCGGTGACCGAGGAGCTACAGAGCGCCTTCTTCGATCTGGTCGAGCGGCGGACCGACGACCACGACGAGTGGTTCACCTACCTGTAA
- the ribB gene encoding 3,4-dihydroxy-2-butanone-4-phosphate synthase → MRADVDADPETGTGAAGETDAAEADAAETTDPVERALDAFRAGDPVCVHDFADREGETDIVYPAGAVDEAAVAHMRNDAGGLVCVAVSDAVGDAFDLPFLADALDHPAVDDDPDYDDRSSFSLPVNHRDTFTGITDADRAKTIVEVANAAGRVRDDPAGYGPEDFAAEFRAPGHVHVLRGDRDGLAGRTGHTELGLAMAEAVGAAPAAVVCEMLDDETGDALAPADAAAYAARRDIPYVEGAALVEALK, encoded by the coding sequence ATGCGCGCCGACGTCGACGCCGATCCGGAGACGGGCACGGGCGCGGCCGGCGAGACCGACGCCGCCGAGGCGGACGCCGCGGAGACCACCGACCCCGTCGAGCGCGCGCTCGACGCGTTCCGCGCGGGCGACCCCGTCTGCGTCCACGACTTCGCGGACCGCGAGGGCGAGACGGACATCGTCTACCCGGCGGGCGCGGTGGACGAGGCCGCGGTCGCGCACATGCGCAACGACGCCGGCGGGCTGGTCTGCGTGGCCGTGAGCGACGCGGTCGGAGACGCGTTCGACCTGCCGTTCCTCGCGGACGCGCTCGATCACCCCGCGGTCGACGACGACCCCGACTACGACGACCGCTCCTCGTTCTCGCTGCCCGTGAACCACCGCGACACGTTCACCGGGATCACGGACGCGGACCGCGCGAAGACCATCGTCGAGGTGGCGAACGCGGCCGGCCGCGTCCGCGACGATCCCGCCGGCTACGGACCGGAGGACTTCGCGGCCGAGTTCCGGGCGCCCGGCCACGTCCACGTGCTGCGCGGCGACCGCGACGGCCTCGCGGGGCGGACCGGCCACACCGAACTCGGCCTCGCGATGGCCGAGGCCGTGGGCGCCGCGCCCGCCGCAGTCGTCTGCGAGATGCTGGACGACGAGACCGGCGACGCGCTCGCGCCCGCGGACGCCGCCGCCTACGCGGCCCGCCGCGACATCCCCTACGTCGAGGGCGCGGCCCTCGTCGAGGCGCTGAAGTAG
- a CDS encoding DUF120 domain-containing protein has translation MSDATATDANADVDPAALAALKHVGLVGGLSETKVSCAALGDRLDASTQTASRRLQTLESAGYVERDVVSDGQWVRVTDAGEAALRAAYADYRRLFESDVELALRGAITGGMGEGRHYITLPGYAEQFRERLGYDPFPGTLNVNLTEESVRRRGEMAGIDAVPIDAWEGEDRTYGAATCYGVTLVAGDERYEEVHAIVPDRTHHDDDQLELIAPDRLRDALNLEDGDGVEVRVEPTSRADEPDSTAVETEVA, from the coding sequence ATGTCAGACGCGACGGCGACCGACGCGAACGCCGACGTGGACCCGGCCGCGCTCGCGGCCCTCAAACACGTCGGGCTGGTCGGCGGCCTCTCCGAGACGAAGGTGTCGTGCGCGGCGCTTGGCGACCGGCTCGACGCCTCCACGCAGACCGCCTCCCGACGCCTCCAGACGCTCGAATCCGCGGGCTACGTCGAGCGCGACGTGGTCAGCGACGGGCAGTGGGTCCGCGTGACGGACGCGGGCGAGGCCGCGCTCCGCGCGGCGTACGCCGACTACCGCCGGCTGTTCGAGTCGGACGTCGAGCTGGCGCTCCGCGGCGCAATCACCGGCGGGATGGGCGAGGGGCGCCACTACATCACGCTGCCGGGCTACGCCGAGCAGTTCCGCGAGCGCCTCGGCTACGACCCGTTCCCGGGCACGCTCAACGTGAACCTCACCGAGGAGAGCGTCCGCCGGCGCGGCGAGATGGCCGGCATCGACGCCGTCCCCATCGACGCGTGGGAGGGCGAGGACCGAACCTACGGCGCCGCCACCTGCTACGGGGTCACCCTCGTCGCGGGCGACGAGCGCTACGAGGAGGTCCACGCCATCGTCCCCGACCGCACCCACCACGACGACGACCAGCTGGAGCTGATCGCGCCGGACCGCCTGCGCGACGCGCTCAACCTCGAAGACGGCGACGGCGTGGAGGTCCGCGTCGAGCCGACGAGCCGCGCCGACGAGCCCGACTCGACCGCGGTCGAGACGGAGGTCGCCTGA
- a CDS encoding ribonuclease R family protein, protein MSDDEPKPGSAEDQGPVTITPALADRLAEKREELFEEFEIRDEFPSEVLREAEARTEGVYDEIEAEIDEREDLRDLTTWTTDPVDAQDFDDAISIKREEGAYRLWVHIADVTHYVTPDTAMWEEAVDRANTVYLPDYTIHMLPPVLAETVCSLVPDEDRLAHTVEMEIDEETLSFEDIDIYKSVINSDERLTYSECENRLEDPELPLSEENQLAFELADRMHEQRKADGSLVLNPRRDRAHTIIEESMLKANKAVTHTLMWDRGVEAMYRVHPQPTPDQWNEALKEIQELDGVSIPGDAWGDDPRKAVNAALEESPERQLNKIQRAVLKVMPRAKYMNDPFGGHHALNFDIYGHFTSPIRRLSDTINHWIVHENDVPENLLELCDHASDKQKDGETAERLYKQFLQEEGLDPHAVNNRGVEVVEDSEEAKHTT, encoded by the coding sequence ATGTCAGACGACGAGCCGAAGCCCGGGTCCGCCGAGGACCAGGGCCCCGTGACGATCACGCCGGCGCTCGCGGACCGACTCGCGGAGAAGCGCGAGGAGCTGTTCGAGGAGTTCGAGATCCGCGACGAGTTCCCGAGCGAGGTCCTCCGCGAGGCGGAGGCGCGGACGGAGGGCGTCTACGACGAGATCGAAGCCGAGATCGACGAGCGCGAGGACCTCCGCGACCTCACGACGTGGACCACCGACCCGGTCGACGCGCAGGACTTCGACGACGCCATCTCGATCAAACGCGAGGAGGGGGCCTACCGGCTGTGGGTCCACATCGCGGACGTGACCCACTACGTCACCCCCGACACCGCGATGTGGGAGGAGGCGGTCGACCGCGCCAACACCGTCTACCTGCCCGACTACACGATCCACATGCTCCCGCCGGTGCTGGCCGAGACCGTCTGCTCGCTCGTCCCCGACGAGGACCGCCTCGCGCACACGGTCGAGATGGAAATCGACGAGGAGACGCTCTCCTTCGAGGACATCGACATCTACAAGTCGGTGATCAACTCCGACGAGCGCCTCACCTACTCGGAGTGTGAGAACCGCCTCGAAGACCCCGAGTTACCGCTGAGCGAGGAGAATCAGCTCGCCTTCGAACTCGCGGACCGCATGCACGAGCAGCGCAAGGCGGACGGCTCGCTCGTCTTAAACCCGCGCCGCGACCGCGCGCACACCATCATCGAGGAGTCGATGCTGAAGGCGAACAAGGCGGTGACGCACACGCTGATGTGGGACCGCGGCGTCGAGGCGATGTACCGCGTCCACCCGCAGCCGACCCCCGACCAGTGGAACGAGGCCTTAAAGGAGATCCAGGAGCTGGACGGCGTCTCCATCCCCGGCGACGCGTGGGGCGACGACCCGCGGAAGGCGGTCAACGCCGCCCTCGAAGAGTCGCCCGAGCGCCAGCTCAACAAGATCCAGCGCGCCGTGCTGAAGGTGATGCCGCGCGCGAAGTACATGAATGACCCGTTCGGCGGCCACCACGCGCTCAACTTCGACATCTACGGCCACTTCACCTCGCCCATCCGCCGGCTCTCCGACACGATCAACCACTGGATCGTCCACGAGAACGACGTGCCCGAGAACCTCCTCGAGCTCTGCGACCACGCCAGCGACAAACAGAAGGACGGCGAGACCGCCGAGCGGCTCTACAAGCAGTTCCTTCAGGAGGAGGGACTCGACCCCCACGCGGTCAACAACCGCGGCGTCGAGGTCGTCGAGGACTCCGAGGAAGCGAAGCACACGACGTGA
- a CDS encoding E3 ubiquitin ligase family protein — translation MTVRMTALRSVAPASDPVLSAFDPAPAAFDSAFAAFDSAFAAIGAVDSSLAAIGTVDPVPTAIGAAALIVGLAFLGYGASGTIDALRVLRTTATDPAGLDGAERRIRVTGRAAAIDRETLPSPFGGDPCLCLDYDVSELRSQGKGQSWVAIDGGEAGVPFRVEDGGTGVRVDPAAAAFSLDVDAKIKLDAGEEPPERVRGFIDAVDEVDAAETGYEVGPLTIGDDPRRRYVQRTLRPGDEVTVVGDSEAFPDAPVGEVKSRIADGSPFVVSDAGARRTALRLVGASAVPLVLGTVALAAAGLALSPAVAALV, via the coding sequence GTGACCGTACGCATGACCGCCCTCCGCTCGGTAGCCCCCGCTTCCGATCCCGTCCTCTCCGCTTTCGACCCCGCTCCCGCTGCTTTCGACTCCGCTTTCGCCGCCTTCGACTCCGCTTTCGCCGCGATCGGCGCCGTCGACTCATCTCTCGCCGCGATCGGTACGGTCGACCCCGTCCCGACCGCGATCGGCGCCGCCGCCCTGATCGTCGGCCTCGCGTTCCTCGGGTACGGCGCGAGCGGGACCATCGACGCGCTCCGGGTCCTCCGGACGACCGCGACCGATCCCGCCGGTCTCGACGGCGCGGAGCGTCGGATTCGGGTCACCGGCCGGGCGGCGGCGATCGACCGCGAAACGCTTCCGTCGCCGTTCGGCGGCGACCCGTGTCTCTGCCTCGACTACGACGTCTCCGAACTCCGCAGCCAGGGGAAGGGGCAGTCGTGGGTCGCGATCGACGGCGGGGAGGCCGGAGTCCCCTTCCGCGTCGAGGACGGCGGGACCGGCGTCCGGGTCGACCCCGCGGCGGCGGCGTTCTCGCTCGACGTCGACGCGAAGATCAAGCTTGACGCCGGCGAGGAGCCGCCGGAGCGCGTCCGCGGGTTCATCGACGCGGTCGACGAGGTCGACGCCGCGGAGACCGGCTACGAGGTCGGGCCGCTCACGATCGGCGACGACCCGCGACGCCGGTACGTCCAGCGGACGCTCCGCCCGGGCGACGAGGTGACGGTTGTCGGGGACAGCGAGGCGTTCCCGGACGCGCCCGTCGGGGAGGTGAAATCGCGGATCGCGGACGGGTCGCCGTTCGTCGTCTCGGACGCGGGCGCGCGACGGACCGCGCTGCGTCTGGTGGGCGCGTCGGCGGTTCCGCTCGTCCTCGGTACGGTCGCGCTCGCGGCCGCTGGACTGGCGCTGTCGCCCGCGGTGGCGGCGCTCGTCTGA
- a CDS encoding TrkA C-terminal domain-containing protein, whose product MTITESDLPGVGKKFEIELGGGEEMVVVIHNTGKREVFRRSDPDADSEKAFEFSDDLARTIGSIIEGAYFQPVEPDTQETTLPGGILLEWYELPPGSPLVGETLASADIGNRTGLAVVAIQRGDEVLDSPDAETTLREGDTLIGVGTPEDCAAFEEILTE is encoded by the coding sequence ATGACGATCACCGAGTCCGACCTCCCGGGGGTCGGGAAGAAGTTCGAGATCGAGTTAGGCGGCGGCGAGGAGATGGTCGTCGTCATCCACAACACCGGGAAACGCGAGGTGTTCCGGCGGAGCGACCCGGACGCCGACTCCGAGAAGGCGTTCGAGTTCTCGGACGACCTCGCGCGGACGATCGGCTCGATCATCGAGGGGGCGTACTTCCAGCCGGTCGAACCGGACACCCAAGAGACGACGCTGCCGGGCGGGATCCTCTTGGAGTGGTACGAGCTTCCCCCGGGGTCGCCGCTCGTCGGCGAGACGCTGGCGAGCGCCGACATCGGCAACCGGACCGGACTCGCCGTCGTCGCGATCCAGCGCGGCGACGAGGTGCTCGACAGCCCCGACGCCGAGACCACCCTCCGCGAGGGCGACACCCTGATCGGGGTCGGCACGCCCGAGGACTGCGCGGCGTTCGAGGAGATCCTCACCGAATGA
- a CDS encoding cation:proton antiporter, producing MALLDVGVMFVAVAVAGAVANRLGQSVIPAYILVGMLLGEFVLGRLAFPTVGTVYVPETEFISLGAELGIVFLLFFLGLEFNLDRLFARWRPIGIAGTIDLANFGVGLVLGRLVFGAFLPAFLIAGIVYISSSAVITKSLIDLGWIANDEAEPMLGTLVYEDLFIAVYLSVASALVLGGGDVGAAATDVGIALGFILGLLAVVRFGTPVFDRIVATDNREFVALRAVAAVAFVAGAALALGVSEAVAAFFVGMAFAPTEQAHTIETVLEPVRDLFAAVFFFWIGLVTDPALFADVAALVALAVVVTTPTKVVTGYLAGRAFDLDARRSTRVGLGMTTRGEFSLIIATVAVTGANAGTFDPALAGTINAFAVGYVLVMAVLGTTLMGYSAPFEAVATSWLDRDGSAEGGMGG from the coding sequence GTGGCGCTGCTCGACGTCGGCGTCATGTTCGTCGCGGTCGCGGTCGCCGGCGCGGTCGCGAACCGCCTCGGCCAGTCCGTGATCCCCGCGTACATCCTCGTCGGGATGCTGCTCGGGGAGTTCGTCCTCGGTCGACTCGCGTTCCCGACCGTCGGGACCGTCTACGTCCCCGAGACGGAGTTCATCTCCCTCGGCGCGGAGCTGGGGATCGTCTTCCTCCTCTTCTTTTTGGGACTTGAGTTCAACCTCGACCGCCTCTTCGCCCGCTGGCGCCCGATCGGGATCGCCGGCACGATCGATCTGGCGAACTTCGGGGTCGGCCTCGTCCTCGGCCGGCTCGTCTTCGGCGCGTTCCTCCCGGCGTTCCTGATCGCGGGGATCGTCTACATCTCCTCGTCGGCGGTGATCACGAAGTCGCTCATCGACCTCGGCTGGATCGCCAACGACGAGGCGGAGCCGATGCTCGGCACGCTGGTGTACGAAGACCTCTTCATCGCCGTCTACCTCTCGGTCGCGTCCGCCTTGGTCCTCGGCGGCGGCGACGTCGGCGCGGCCGCGACCGACGTGGGTATCGCGCTCGGATTCATCCTCGGGCTGCTCGCGGTGGTGCGGTTCGGGACCCCGGTCTTCGACCGGATCGTCGCGACCGACAACCGGGAGTTCGTGGCGCTGCGCGCCGTGGCCGCGGTCGCCTTCGTCGCCGGCGCGGCGCTCGCGCTCGGCGTCAGCGAGGCGGTCGCGGCCTTCTTCGTCGGCATGGCGTTCGCCCCGACCGAGCAGGCGCACACGATCGAGACGGTCCTAGAGCCGGTCCGGGACCTGTTCGCCGCGGTGTTCTTCTTCTGGATCGGACTCGTCACGGACCCCGCGCTGTTCGCGGACGTCGCGGCGCTCGTCGCGCTCGCCGTCGTCGTGACCACGCCGACGAAGGTCGTCACCGGCTACCTCGCGGGGCGCGCGTTCGACCTCGACGCCCGCCGGTCGACGCGGGTCGGTCTCGGGATGACCACCCGCGGCGAGTTCTCGCTGATCATCGCCACGGTCGCGGTCACCGGCGCGAACGCGGGGACGTTCGACCCGGCCTTGGCGGGGACGATCAACGCGTTCGCGGTCGGCTACGTCCTCGTGATGGCGGTGCTGGGCACGACGCTGATGGGCTACTCCGCGCCGTTCGAGGCGGTCGCGACCTCGTGGCTGGACCGCGACGGATCGGCTGAGGGCGGGATGGGTGGATAG
- a CDS encoding DUF5789 family protein has translation MSDTDADEEGEEAEAGPAVELGEGPDVAGEPVARVASRLTWPATRSDVREQEGDAELRTPDGPRVLDDVLADSEVPLFESRSDFVQEVEDIVGRGPVATE, from the coding sequence ATGAGCGACACCGATGCGGACGAGGAGGGCGAGGAGGCCGAGGCGGGGCCGGCCGTCGAACTCGGTGAGGGACCGGACGTGGCCGGCGAGCCGGTCGCCCGCGTCGCGTCGCGGCTCACCTGGCCCGCGACGCGCAGCGACGTTCGCGAGCAGGAGGGCGACGCCGAACTCCGGACGCCCGACGGCCCCCGCGTCCTCGACGACGTGCTCGCGGACAGCGAGGTGCCCCTCTTCGAGAGCCGGAGCGATTTCGTCCAAGAGGTCGAAGACATCGTCGGCCGCGGCCCGGTCGCGACCGAGTAA
- a CDS encoding Xaa-Pro peptidase family protein → MTDDAHAGGSAESGSTRPHERRRERAANRLDAVGAAGLVAFPSRNLQYLTGFAEEPGERHFFLVVPAASAAESEPALLVPALYETQVREATTVAEVRTWSDGDDPVAATRDLLADRGLDAGRLLVDDAMWATFTQDLRAAAPDATWGLASEALADLRVRKDESELAALREAGEVADAVVGDLRELGGDAVGMTEAALADWVADRLAERGGRGVSFETVVAAGENGAKPHHGHGDREIRAGEPVVLDFGTRVDGYPSDQTRTLVFDGEPTEAYAEVHEVVREAQAAGVEAVGPGVPASAVDRAAREVIEAAGYGDAFVHRTGHGVGLEVHEEPYLVAGNDRPLEPGMVCSVEPGVYLEGRFGCRIEDLVVVTEDGCERLNRTDRGWE, encoded by the coding sequence GTGACCGACGACGCACACGCGGGCGGGTCGGCGGAGAGCGGGTCGACGCGACCGCACGAGCGACGACGCGAACGGGCCGCGAACCGGCTGGACGCGGTCGGCGCGGCGGGGCTGGTGGCGTTCCCGAGCCGGAACCTCCAGTACCTCACCGGCTTCGCGGAGGAGCCGGGCGAGCGACACTTCTTCCTCGTCGTGCCGGCCGCGAGCGCCGCAGAGTCGGAGCCGGCCCTGCTCGTGCCCGCGCTGTACGAGACGCAGGTGCGGGAGGCGACGACCGTCGCGGAGGTCCGGACGTGGAGCGACGGCGACGACCCGGTCGCGGCGACGCGCGACCTGCTCGCGGACAGGGGGCTCGACGCGGGGCGGCTCCTCGTCGACGACGCGATGTGGGCGACGTTCACGCAGGACCTCCGCGCGGCGGCGCCCGACGCGACGTGGGGGCTGGCGAGCGAGGCGCTCGCGGACCTCCGGGTGCGGAAAGACGAGAGCGAGTTGGCGGCGCTGCGCGAAGCCGGCGAGGTCGCGGACGCCGTCGTCGGGGACCTCCGCGAACTGGGCGGCGACGCCGTCGGCATGACCGAGGCCGCGCTTGCCGACTGGGTCGCGGACCGGCTGGCCGAGCGGGGGGGTCGCGGGGTCAGCTTCGAGACGGTCGTCGCGGCGGGCGAGAACGGCGCGAAACCCCATCACGGCCACGGCGACCGCGAGATCCGGGCGGGCGAGCCGGTCGTCCTCGACTTCGGGACGCGCGTCGACGGCTACCCCTCCGACCAGACGCGGACGCTCGTCTTCGACGGGGAACCGACCGAGGCGTACGCGGAGGTCCACGAGGTCGTACGGGAGGCGCAGGCGGCCGGGGTCGAGGCGGTCGGACCCGGCGTCCCGGCGTCAGCCGTCGACCGCGCCGCCCGCGAGGTGATCGAGGCGGCGGGGTACGGCGACGCGTTCGTCCACCGGACGGGCCACGGCGTGGGGCTGGAGGTCCACGAGGAGCCGTACCTCGTCGCCGGCAACGACCGCCCGCTGGAGCCGGGGATGGTCTGCTCCGTCGAGCCGGGAGTCTACTTGGAAGGGCGCTTCGGCTGTCGGATCGAGGACCTCGTCGTCGTCACCGAGGACGGCTGTGAGCGGCTGAACCGCACCGACCGCGGGTGGGAGTGA
- a CDS encoding VOC family protein, translating into MTGIVFHATERRDAVVEFYRERLNATVRLEQPDCTILEFDGFLFGFCEREAADDCGILTFVYPDREEVDAAAERLGEAVVTEPRENETYDIYQCFARDPEGRTVECQVFVGDGVDIE; encoded by the coding sequence GTGACCGGAATCGTCTTCCACGCGACGGAGCGGCGCGACGCGGTCGTCGAGTTCTACCGCGAGCGGCTGAACGCGACGGTGCGACTCGAACAACCCGACTGCACGATATTGGAGTTCGACGGCTTCCTGTTCGGGTTCTGCGAGCGCGAGGCGGCCGACGACTGCGGGATACTGACCTTCGTCTACCCGGACCGCGAGGAGGTCGACGCCGCCGCCGAGCGGCTCGGGGAGGCGGTCGTGACGGAACCGCGAGAGAACGAGACGTACGACATCTACCAGTGCTTCGCTCGGGATCCCGAGGGCCGGACCGTCGAGTGTCAGGTCTTCGTAGGCGACGGCGTCGACATCGAGTAG